In one Shinella zoogloeoides genomic region, the following are encoded:
- the hemN gene encoding oxygen-independent coproporphyrinogen III oxidase: MQDALVERLSSPVPRYTSYPTAPHFSESVGAEAYAQWLGLLGRENRLSLYAHIPYCDRLCWFCACHTKQTLRYEPVEAYLKGLHAEISAVGKRVSRDVPVTALHFGGGSPTLLRPDDMIALKKGLDRSFTFAPDAEISVEMDPNDLDEARHDALAAIGMTRASLGIQDFDPAVQNAINRIQTFEQTRGVVEAARARGVRSVNCDILYGLPHQTMETLAQTVRAVISLNPDRIALFGYAHVPWMKKHQTMIDEAALPGVVARFAQMRMAAEMLVAAGYEAIGIDHFALPSDRLAAAARGGTLRRNFQGYTDDQADALVGLGASAIGQLPQGYFQNMPATGEYLRRVEEGGLAVVRGYALTAEDRARAWVIERIMCDFGFSFADLAARHPAFAATIRAEACGFAASDRDDLCRIEGERFLLTAAGSPFARTVAAVFDAHLSSGRGRHSMAV; the protein is encoded by the coding sequence ATGCAGGACGCCCTCGTCGAACGCCTTTCATCGCCGGTACCGCGCTATACGAGCTACCCGACCGCCCCGCATTTCAGCGAGAGCGTCGGCGCGGAGGCCTATGCGCAATGGCTCGGCCTGCTCGGGCGGGAGAATCGCCTGTCGCTCTATGCGCACATTCCCTATTGCGACCGTCTCTGCTGGTTCTGCGCCTGTCATACCAAGCAGACGCTGCGCTACGAGCCGGTCGAAGCGTATCTCAAGGGCCTTCACGCCGAAATTTCGGCTGTCGGCAAGCGTGTCTCGCGGGACGTGCCGGTGACGGCGCTGCATTTCGGCGGCGGATCGCCGACATTGCTGCGGCCGGACGACATGATCGCGCTGAAGAAGGGCCTCGACCGGAGTTTCACTTTTGCGCCGGACGCCGAGATTTCCGTGGAGATGGACCCGAACGATCTCGACGAGGCGCGCCATGATGCGCTGGCCGCCATCGGCATGACGCGGGCCAGCCTCGGCATCCAGGATTTCGATCCGGCGGTCCAGAACGCGATCAACCGCATCCAGACCTTCGAGCAGACGCGCGGCGTGGTCGAGGCGGCGCGGGCGCGGGGCGTGCGGTCGGTCAACTGCGACATCCTCTATGGGCTGCCGCACCAGACCATGGAAACGCTGGCGCAGACCGTTCGCGCCGTCATTTCGCTTAATCCCGATCGCATCGCGCTCTTCGGCTATGCCCATGTGCCGTGGATGAAGAAGCATCAGACCATGATCGACGAGGCGGCGCTGCCGGGCGTCGTCGCGCGTTTCGCGCAGATGCGCATGGCGGCGGAGATGCTGGTGGCCGCGGGCTACGAGGCGATCGGCATCGACCATTTCGCCCTGCCGTCCGACCGGCTCGCCGCCGCGGCGCGTGGCGGAACGCTGCGCCGCAACTTCCAGGGCTATACCGACGATCAGGCCGATGCCCTGGTCGGTCTCGGCGCTTCGGCCATCGGCCAGTTGCCGCAGGGCTATTTCCAGAACATGCCGGCGACCGGCGAATATCTGCGTAGGGTGGAAGAGGGCGGCCTTGCCGTGGTGCGCGGCTATGCGCTGACTGCCGAGGACCGGGCCCGCGCGTGGGTGATCGAAAGGATCATGTGCGATTTCGGTTTCTCGTTCGCCGATCTTGCTGCGCGTCATCCGGCTTTCGCCGCCACGATAAGGGCGGAGGCCTGCGGCTTTGCGGCGTCCGATCGGGACGACCTCTGCCGCATCGAGGGCGAAAGGTTCCTGCTGACGGCGGCGGGCTCGCCCTTCGCGCGCACCGTCGCCGCCGTCTTCGACGCGCACCTTTCGAGCGGCCGCGGGCGGCATTCCATGGCGGTCTGA
- a CDS encoding Crp/Fnr family transcriptional regulator, whose product MEVRRQDIHNSDIPLVCRACEARHGGVCGALTAEQLTELNKHSSRHRLDSGAEVIGQGETVVNYSNIMRGVVKLTKVMADGRQQIVGLQFAPDFLGRPFLEESAITAEAATESEVCNFPRNVLDRLVKRTPELGLTLHRQALKELDEARDWMLTLGRKTAQEKVASFLYLIATHIDPESVDMSTFDLPLSRADIADFLGLTIETVSRQFTKLRKENVIRIENNRHVTVPDMDRLMRYAGND is encoded by the coding sequence ATGGAAGTTCGCCGCCAAGATATCCATAATTCCGACATTCCGCTTGTCTGCCGGGCCTGCGAGGCCCGCCATGGCGGCGTATGCGGCGCACTGACCGCCGAACAGCTGACCGAGCTTAACAAGCACTCCTCGCGCCACCGGCTGGATAGCGGCGCCGAGGTGATCGGCCAGGGCGAGACGGTGGTGAACTATTCCAACATCATGCGCGGCGTGGTGAAGCTGACGAAGGTGATGGCGGACGGCCGCCAGCAGATCGTCGGCCTGCAGTTCGCACCCGATTTCCTCGGCCGCCCGTTCCTCGAAGAAAGCGCGATAACCGCGGAAGCGGCGACCGAAAGCGAAGTCTGCAACTTCCCGCGCAACGTGCTCGACCGCCTCGTCAAGCGCACGCCGGAACTCGGGCTCACGCTGCATCGTCAGGCGCTGAAGGAGCTGGACGAAGCGCGCGACTGGATGCTGACGCTCGGCCGCAAGACGGCGCAGGAGAAGGTGGCGAGCTTCCTCTACCTCATCGCCACCCATATCGACCCGGAAAGCGTCGACATGTCGACCTTCGACCTGCCGCTTTCGCGTGCCGACATCGCCGATTTCCTCGGGCTGACGATCGAGACCGTCAGCCGCCAGTTCACCAAGCTGCGCAAGGAAAACGTCATCCGCATCGAGAACAACCGGCACGTCACGGTTCCCGACATGGACCGGCTGATGCGTTACGCCGGCAACGACTGA